A portion of the Macaca mulatta isolate MMU2019108-1 chromosome 2, T2T-MMU8v2.0, whole genome shotgun sequence genome contains these proteins:
- the KLHDC8B gene encoding kelch domain-containing protein 8B, translated as MSAGGGRAFAWQVFPPMPTCRVYGTVAHQDGHLLVLGGCGRAGLPLDTAETLDMASHTWLALAPLPTARAGAAAVVLGKQVLVVGGVDEVQSPVAAVEAFLMDEGRWERRATLPQAAMGVATVERDGMVYALGGMGPDTAPQAQVCVYEPRRDCWLSLPSMPTPCYGASTFLHGNKIYVLGGRQGKLPVTAFEAFDLEARTWTRHPSLPSRRAFAGCAMAEGSVFSLGGLQQPGPHNFYSRPHFVNTVEMFDLEHGSWTKLPRSLRMRDKRADFVVGSLGGHIVAIGGLGNQPCPLGSVESFSLARRRWEALPAMPTARCSCSSLQAGPRLFVIGGVAQGPSQAVEALCLRDGV; from the exons ATGTCTGCAGGAGGTGGCCGGGCCTTTGCTTGGCAGGTGTTCCCCCCTATGCCCACTTGCCGGGTCTATGGCACAGTGGCACACCAAGATGGGCACCTGCTGGTGTTGGGGGGTTGTGGCCGGGCTGGACTGCCCTTGGACACTGCTGAGACACTGGACATGGCCTCGCACACATGGCTGGCACTGGCACCCCTGCCCACTGCCCGGGCTGGAGCAGCTGCGGTAGTTCTGGGCAAGCAGGTGCTAGTGGTGGGTGGTGTGGATGAGGTCCAGAGCCCAGTAGCTGCTGTAGAGGCCTTCCTGATGGATGAGGGCCGCTGGGAGCGTCGGGCCACCCTCCCTCAAGCAGCCATGGGGGTTGCAACTGTGGAGAGAG ATGGTATGGTGTATGCTCTGGGGGGAATGGGCCCTGACACGGCCCCCCAGGCCCAGGTATGTGTGTATGAGCCCCGTCGGGACTGCTGGCTTTCGCTACCCTCCATGCCCACACCCTGCTATGGGGCCTCCACCTTCCTGCATGGGAACAAGATCTATGTCCTGG GGGGCCGCCAGGGCAAGCTCCCGGTGACTGCTTTTGAAGCCTTTGATCTGGAGGCCCGTACATGGACCCGGCATCCAAGCCTACCCAGCCGTCGGGCCTTTGCTGGCTGCGCCATGGCTGAAGGCAGCGTCTTTAGCCTGGGTGGCCTGCAGCAGCCTGGGCCCCACAACTTCTACTCTCGCCCACACTTTGTCAACACTGTGGAGATGTTTGACCTGGAGCATG GGTCCTGGACCAAACTGCCCCGCAGCCTGCGCATGAGGGATAAGAGGGCAGACTTTGTGGTTGGGTCCCTTGGGGGCCACATTGTGGCCATTGGGGGCCTTG GAAACCAGCCATGTCCTTtgggctctgtggagagctttagCCTTGCAAGGAGGCGCTGGGAGGCATTGCCAGCCATGCCCACTGCCCGCTGCTCCTGCTCTAGTCTGCAGGCTGGGCCCCGGCTGTTTGTTATTGGGGGTGTGGCCCAGGGCCCCAGTCAAGCCGTGGAGGCACTGTGTCTGCGTGATGGGGTCTGA
- the KLHDC8B gene encoding kelch domain-containing protein 8B isoform X1, which produces MSAGGGRAFAWQVFPPMPTCRVYGTVAHQDGHLLVLGGCGRAGLPLDTAETLDMASHTWLALAPLPTARAGAAAVVLGKQVLVVGGVDEVQSPVAAVEAFLMDEGRWERRATLPQAAMGVATVERDGMVYALGGMGGRQGKLPVTAFEAFDLEARTWTRHPSLPSRRAFAGCAMAEGSVFSLGGLQQPGPHNFYSRPHFVNTVEMFDLEHGSWTKLPRSLRMRDKRADFVVGSLGGHIVAIGGLGNQPCPLGSVESFSLARRRWEALPAMPTARCSCSSLQAGPRLFVIGGVAQGPSQAVEALCLRDGV; this is translated from the exons ATGTCTGCAGGAGGTGGCCGGGCCTTTGCTTGGCAGGTGTTCCCCCCTATGCCCACTTGCCGGGTCTATGGCACAGTGGCACACCAAGATGGGCACCTGCTGGTGTTGGGGGGTTGTGGCCGGGCTGGACTGCCCTTGGACACTGCTGAGACACTGGACATGGCCTCGCACACATGGCTGGCACTGGCACCCCTGCCCACTGCCCGGGCTGGAGCAGCTGCGGTAGTTCTGGGCAAGCAGGTGCTAGTGGTGGGTGGTGTGGATGAGGTCCAGAGCCCAGTAGCTGCTGTAGAGGCCTTCCTGATGGATGAGGGCCGCTGGGAGCGTCGGGCCACCCTCCCTCAAGCAGCCATGGGGGTTGCAACTGTGGAGAGAG ATGGTATGGTGTATGCTCTGGGGGGAATGG GGGGCCGCCAGGGCAAGCTCCCGGTGACTGCTTTTGAAGCCTTTGATCTGGAGGCCCGTACATGGACCCGGCATCCAAGCCTACCCAGCCGTCGGGCCTTTGCTGGCTGCGCCATGGCTGAAGGCAGCGTCTTTAGCCTGGGTGGCCTGCAGCAGCCTGGGCCCCACAACTTCTACTCTCGCCCACACTTTGTCAACACTGTGGAGATGTTTGACCTGGAGCATG GGTCCTGGACCAAACTGCCCCGCAGCCTGCGCATGAGGGATAAGAGGGCAGACTTTGTGGTTGGGTCCCTTGGGGGCCACATTGTGGCCATTGGGGGCCTTG GAAACCAGCCATGTCCTTtgggctctgtggagagctttagCCTTGCAAGGAGGCGCTGGGAGGCATTGCCAGCCATGCCCACTGCCCGCTGCTCCTGCTCTAGTCTGCAGGCTGGGCCCCGGCTGTTTGTTATTGGGGGTGTGGCCCAGGGCCCCAGTCAAGCCGTGGAGGCACTGTGTCTGCGTGATGGGGTCTGA